The sequence caggaccgagaaaccccaGATACAGCTCATCACTGGTTTTTAAACtacttaaaatattttgaagtcgatcatagttgatacaattggatatctccataaactgctttacgcttaaatctaaacTGTAAAGcttatccttgaataaacctctttatgcatctatcaacaccttaaagtagtataaggcttgctgagtaccttccgtacttactcttgctgtcattcagatgaagaacccaatgccgacttcgccggaggtgaagccgggaatgaagaatagtctctgaAGCCGCGTTCACACCCTCGCTATTTgcggcttgggcttttgcttctgTTGTGTGTTTTGATGGCTGTTAGGTCAGACTTGTAATATTCAGTATGgattgtaagccttttgtacccAGAACTTTACTATTTACATACGAAATttaactgtgatactacaattgTGATACTatacgtatcagctacgtaatccaggaactgatacaggaggcacagaaTATCCCGGCAATGGGGGTCTAACACCAACATAGGCGACGGGCATGTCGTACTGATGGGGTCAGAGGGTCACTATCCACAGGAGGAGAGGAAGTTGGTATTGTCGTGAGGATGAAGGTTGGTAGAGTGGGGGCTCGGATGCTAGCACTGCCACTGAGGTGGAGGCCATGCGGATGGCTACAGCACCACTGCAGTAGTGCCGAAGGTGTTGGAATCGCGTGACCGGCCGATCCAGGAGACAAAAGATGGCAGTTTCCAGCACCATCAGTGCGGTGAGAACATCTTCTATTGTTGAAGCCATGATTGGAGTGCTTACTGTTAGGGATGGCTGATTAACGAAGATTAAAGAGCGTTAGTGTGTGATAACATGTTGTTTACAGAAAGTAGAGTAGAACAGAGGATCAAAATCATCATTATCCATTGTACTAGTTTGATTGTACATTTATACAAGATGAGGGATGTAAGTTGCTCTTGGAGAGACACCACTTCCCAAAACATAACTGGTAATAGCAGTTAGGAATTGATTACAACCTAACCGTAACAAGGAGAACTGAAGTCTGATAATGAGCAAATACAACATTGAACATAATGCAACTGAGTAAAAATAGGTAGTAACATTGTATTGATTGTGGTAGGTGGACAGAAAACTCGACATTCATCAAATAAGGTACTTGCATTCATCAAAGCTGATCCTGCCGCACCACCAAGAAACACCAGCTGTCAGGTCGCGATCGTATGGCCAGCATCAGCTGAGCGGACACAATTCATTAACTCAAACAAACAATTTGTACTTGttgagaaaagaaaatgttgctgccacaagattaaaaaaaaaaaactgcacagTTTACTCCACGGGCATAAGCTAAATTTCTTTTGGAACAGCAACGGCTAACAGAAGATTCAGAGACTGACACACATGCCCCACGTTTCACCAATTACTTTGCAAGTTTGTGAACTTGGTACAAATCAGGCATTTAGTGCCTAATTTGATTCCGTTGAGACTTGAGAGTAAGTGCAGAGCATGGATGTAACATTGTAAGTTGCTCAAGCTGCCATTACAAATCATGGCCCCAGTGGGCGTAAATACAATAAAAAACTGCTCCTTTACAATCCCCATGCCATCCTGTCACCAGTACAACCCACAAAACATATTcacacataaattattgccctcGCGTGAAGATCAGAATCTGCTGCAATGAAGTGTTCAAAATGAAGACTCAGCACCCTCCAATAAAAAAGTACCTTCTATCCCCTTATAGCACCGCCGGGTCATGCATTGCATCAATTCTGAAGAGCCTCATGTCCCATTACCACTCAGCACATGCAGCTAGTGAAAAAGGTTTCTGCTTGCAAGGATCTCAGCAAAGTGGCACTTACGCCTGGACAGTGTAGGATTCGCTGAATGCATATGCAATCCAGATTACATCACCAAGATACTTCGCACAAAATTATCCGTAAAGTGAAGTACTCGTCGAACAACATTAGCTGTTTTCCAGATCATCATATAGCCTGCGAGCCTCTTCCAAAGGATCTACTTGAAAGACTTCATCAATCCAAAGCATCTGCTTGTTGCGTACTGGGTATAAATCAGGGAGCTCTACATTGAACCCATTTAAATCATCTGGATTTAGAACTGACGCGATAACATTCTGCAAAAGTTAAAATTCATCAAACTTTCCTTCTAAGAATTCGAGTATATCACTGATAGGTTTAGCACCTGACCAATCAGTGCAGCAATTTTCTAAGTCATTATGGAACTATGAAACatataaagaaaaggaaaattagGTGTATATCTCATGAGACACAACAGAACACATAGTTAACATGAATACATATGAGCATACGACACAAATCACATGACTAACGGCACAAACAGCTCATTTCTTTTCAAGGGTCTTTTGTTACAGAACAATTCACAGGCTGATAGAATAATGTCAATGAGTTTcatctatataaaatataacCTCTTTccaaatcatatatataaaaatatatttccgTAGCTAGAATGCTATGTAATGTCCTAAAAAGTTGTTCTGAACTCAAATATGCTTTCACAATCAATGGATAGATAAACTCACCAAAGTTCCCTTCCAACAAGTATTAAGGATAATAAATTTCAGAAGTTTCTCTTCCAAGCGACTTAAGACTTTATCCAAAACAGAAGATACCTCCATGTCTCGGCAAGAGAAATCAGGAGGAATTCCATAGTTTTTTACAATGACACTTGTGTGCTTCTTTAACATTTTTTCTAGGCAAGAACCAATGGTATTTTGTAAGTTTGTGCTGCGTCCATCTTTTGAGAGCTTCAAATTAACAGAAGCATCCAGATGTGCAATTTCCTGCAGTCTAAGCAACAATTCAGCCCTTGCATCATCAGCCCAGCAACAGCACAGGGATGATCCATCATCTGCTAAAAACACAGGAAAAATAATATGATCAGATCAGAAAGTAAAACATCCGCATGCCATtggaattattttgaattttaatctAGGATTGAGCATGATGTACGTTACCAAGAATAAAACCAGCAAGCCGAACTTTTACTTTTGGTGTTTTACTGTGGTCAATTGATTCTGGAGTTTGGAAGTCATTTGGACAATTGTCCAACATCAGCATTAGGACAGTTGCTACCTGTATCAACAAAGGCGAAGATATCAAATGACAAATTTAAAAAAGAGGCCTGCATGGAGTAAACCAAAAGATAAAATCGAGCTTGAAATCACAGAAAATACATGTACAGCGTTAAGCCGTTGTCAATGGACCCAGAAAGAATAAAAGGCAGTACATCAGTAACCTATGCATGGGTCATCAAATATAAGCATAAAGCAACCTACCCTGCAGTGGAATTGCATGGTTCTGTTGTCTGTAAAATGCTTCCGATGAAAGAACAAACAAGGCGAAACTGTGCTAAGTGAACCATCTCTCAAGCAATTAGACATGGGTGGTGAAATTACACTTTCTTCAATCAGGTCAGCATGGCTGATGGAGATAACTTCAATGTACGTCACGGGGATTAACAATAATTCGTGCCCGCTGCAAGAAAACAGAGAGTATAGGAACAGAGCAGACAGATAATGTGATTGCATATTTACAAAGCAATAAAATGTATTGTATTTCTGAAGTTCAGCTTTAAAACTTTTAACTTGACATTATGTAGGAAGAACATGATCCCAAGCATTATGCGGGatgaattattattatttgtaaACTTTCCCAAGAAGGATTGACAACAGTAACTTAATATTTCTTTCTCTACCGtgttttatataatatatttaccaCAGTGGGGGATTCCCCTGCTGTTTTCCTTTCAAAAAACAGTAACCTACTAAAATTTTGCAGGCGATAATGTaccaagtatttttttttcatttttatcctatTATGAGTTAATGGCCATATTAGTCCTTGAAGTTTGGTCAAAGGGTCAAATTGATCCTCCCCAAGTTTAAAAAGGTCTAATCTAGTCCTTCGTGTTTACATTTTTGGGCCAATCAGGATCCCACCCACTTGACATGCCACGTGGGGTAATGACTCAACACCTAATCACCACCCCTCGTATTTTGCTCTCACAACCTGAGGAAAGATCAAATCATCCCATCCACTTGACATGCTTTATCATGCAGTTCGGTCTTTCATGGGCTATGAGTCACCCAAAGAGGTATGGCTGAGTCAGCACTTCATGTGGTGTGTGACAAGTAAACGGAGGTCCCAATTTGGCCCAAAATGTAGACTTAGGGCCTATTTGGATGGGGCAAAACCCCAGCCCATCCACATGGATGGGCCAGgattttagttcaaaattcCTGCCCATCCATGTGGATAGGCTGCGATCAGGCCCCTTAAGGGACCAGATTGGTCCTTTTCGAACTTGAAGTACCCATTAGACCTTTTGGCCAAATTTTAGGGACGAGATTACTCAATGGCCCATTTAGTATTTGAGAAATGAGAAGTAATAAGTATTTGCCCTCACATTAGCTGCATAATAAATCATACAACATTGCTCATTCCAAACTGTTTACCTCTACAAATAAAGCTAAGTAAATTATTGATTCAGTTCACTCTTAGGGAGTGCCAAAACCTACATGGCCAATGAATGTTATTCTATTAGGACTAAGGTGCAACTCAATCTATTCAGGGCACCATCAATCTACTATCTTTACAAAGAAAGCAAGTGTAGACATCAATTTTCTAGCCAGATCAAGGTCATACATCATATTAGAGATAAAAGCTACAACTGTGCATACAGGTAAATGAGGGATTTTTGCTGCAACCATCCTAACAATACAATGGAAGAAACATTTAACGAAAACTAGAAGGAAAGGAACAAACTGTGTCAAAAGGACACGGTGGAATGTCACTGTTGCCCCCGGTCCTATTCcaacatgagaagaatatttgctTAAGTACCCATGGAGACATACCTGCAAAGGATGACATGAAATGGATTGCCAAACTAAAAACTAAGCACTAAATCAAAAATTATGACCTAGTCATTTACCGTATGATTATTATCAGAAACATGGATACATATATTGTATTTCTCATCACCAAGCATACATCTTCCCTCCTTACAGACATGTGAATGTACATGTTCTACTTTTCCCTGTAATGATATTAAATCTCCTTGAACCACTTCTTCAGTTTGCAAGTTAGCAGAACCAGAAGCCTCTTTAGGCATCATGATATCAATGCATGATGAGACACTTAAAACTTCACTTGAGGAAGCACACAGCCCATTCAATACATGACATACAGTGTTATATTCTTCCATCTCTTTGCTTATTGCCTCACAAGAAAAATCCAAACGGAAATAAGAATGGTGGCAGAAGTCATTCCAAGGCTGTACTAATTTTAGCTCATCATGGATGGTGTTTCTGGAAAAAGGCTCATCCATCTTCATTGAAGTAACTTCAATAGATTGATCCCCAGTGGTCCCCTTGATGCTAATATTACCATCAAAGGTAATGGCAAGGCTCCAAAGTTTATCCTGAGAATCTAGTGAGACTTTACCACCTTCTAAACATCCACAACCTTCCATGGTAAAAGATTGATTTCCACTGGGACATTGGAGAAGATAGTAACCACCGATCCGCAGTAACTGTTAGTTGATTAGATTAAGTAGAATTTAGAGATGCTAGCTATAGCACCACAGCTAAATGTGGAGAGCAATGAAGATTGAAGTAACCATAGCCCTCAAAAAAAAGATTGAAGTAACAATACCTGATATTTTATAAAACTTCCCTCCTTGAACTccaataaaatccttgatgTGTGTTCTCTTCCGGATCCAATAGGTTCATTTAGAATAGTACCATCTGATCCACAGGAATAGCTAGACACCAGAGTACCACAAAGATTGGTGCTCCCGAAGCTTAGCAAACACGGAATGTTACACAATTTTGCCATAGAGGCTTCAGAATTACCTAATAAATGAGTGTGTGACATTCTAAAGCATTGAGCATGCTCAATGCATTCACCTTGCCCAATAAACTGCAAATCATATGGCAGTATTACAGCCTCAGCATACAGACTAGGCCCTGACATGCTATGGCGTTGAATCTGCAATAGCAACAGTGAGAACATAGACACTACTTATGGGCATGATTATGCTAAAAAAATCTCAAGATTGTTTgtagatgaaaagaaaaagggctTACATTATTATTTGCAGGAAATATGTGCGACAACTTCAGCATGTGAAATGACCTCAAACTATGATTAATGTGCAAAGGAATATGCAAGGAAGGGGCAATCTGATTCAATTCCCTCCAGCAGACTATAACATAGATATTGAGGTGATGCACTCTTTTTCTGTAAGAGAGCTGCTGAAACACAGCCTTACAGGACAGGGGATCAGCAACACCATAATGATCTAGGTAAGCCACTGGACCTTCAAGGGCTAGTTTGTAATCATTGATCTGTGTGACAAAAGGAGAATCAGACAATAGTGTTGAATATATGCAGCCAAAAAATGGTCATTTTACTATTTGAATTAGCTGTAAATTTTGTTCAGTGTAAAGCAGAAGATAATATAAGTCTATGAAAGGCTTcttgtggaagaagatgcatATGACCATTTCTACTACCAAGTTTTCTTTTTAGTGCAAATAAATGTGAAATAAAGAATACCGCCCTAACTAGCAGCAGAACACAAAAAAATTGCAAGCCAGCACTTATAGGTGTGAACAGTTATTCCAGAAAACACCATTACAGAGATTCTACATGTTTAAATTGAATCAAATAACTTTGTTTCCCTATACAAAACTTTCAACTTCTCGAATTACATAATCTTGGGAACTTGAGGCTTTCCTGTCAAATTGATAGCTTGTAATCTCTACTTTCCTGGCACTAAGTGCGTAAAGAAGCTAACAAAAGCATATAAGACATGCACTCTTAGAACTGGAAGTACAACATGTCATTCTTCTGTACATTACGTCATTATGTCGTTTTGATAAACCCTCTTAGGCTACTAGTATGTTGCAATCCAACTTAAAGAATCAGTCGCTGGTACTATCACTAGAACCATCAACTTGCAGATATATATTGCAAAGCATTTCTACAGAACAGAATTATGTTCCTGCTTTTAACATATCTTTATGCCATCCTTGGCAAGATTGTGCAACAAGGGACCGAGCCCTGCACCAGCAACCACTTCTGTAGCTGCTGAGAAGATAATACAGTAATTATTGGACTCTCTTTCTGCACTGCCACCTCCACCATGTCACCAGGTTGATGAGGCCGGGGACCGATATCCCCCACCTCACAGTACTAGTTGCCCATCGATTCAGGGGGACACATCATCCACCTCTGCCGGATTTCTTAACCAATCAGTGAGAATGACTTAATTTTGACATCCAAGTGAATGAGTAAATCATAAACTTTACTGCAAGGCAGGCAAGGCAATTGATTACCAAAGGATTTGAGTAAATCATAAACTTTACTGCAAATCATAAACTTCTGTACATTACGTCATTATGTCATTTTGATAAACCCTCTTAAGCTAAATTCATTAGATGCATCACCTATTCACAACAACAACAGAGCCTTACTGTTCCAAGCAAGTTCGGGTAGGCTAATGCATTACATATTCACATGTACAAATATTGCACAGTATACTATGGTCATTACCTCATAGATGCCATACAAACTTTCATTCTGCGGAAGATCAGGTATAATAACATCTATACATCCAGTCGAATCGACCAACTGCAGCCTCCCTGACAGTGGAGAAGCCTGTATGGAATAAAGACACAGGCATTTCAAAATGTATCCTAATCCAAAGTTTTAACACTTAGGTCATGAAATACTATCATCTATGcagaaatttttttttcacttgtcCGTACAATCAATACACAAACAAACTATTTCAGAAAACCTCCTTGCAAATACTAAAATGTTCAACATTTCTCAAACTCTCTGCCTTCAAAAGTTTCATACAATATTAAATATCAAGCAAAATGAGATTCTCAAATGAATTGACCATCTACTTATTGAACTGTCTACAAGCAAATTATATCCAATACTACGCCTGCAAAAGTAAAGCCTCTGCAAATTAAAATAGATGAATTCGAACTGTATATGTTGATTTCCAATAAACATGTACCACAGGAGAATTCATAATCAAAcaatgaaaacaaatttcaataACAAGGAGTAATAATCCAGCTATTAAGAAAATGCAGTGACAAGGAAAACTCAGGGTTGAGGAATCGTAAGAGAAAACATTCCAGGTATCACATTTCTGGTATCTTACGACTGGATAAAAGAACAATGAAAACAATATTATTAATGTCAAGTAGATAACACAAGAAATTAGGCATAACCTTGATGCTTCCCACCAATACAAAATCCAGATCTTCACTCAAAATTATTCTTTTGGTACTGCCAGGATAGGACAACCCATCACAGAGGAATTGGTTATGTCCCTGGTTCTTGCCCACTTCTTCAGAACCATTCCAAAATTTGAGCATAAGTGATATCCACAGTAATTCACCCTTGCAGATAAAATTAGAGAATGGTATggcctaaaaaaaattaaatcggATTAGTAAGGAGGATAAACaaaatcaaaagtaaatttagtTTCAAGCAAGCAATAAAAGTATTACCAATTTGCAAGCTTCCAAGTTTGATCCAAGG is a genomic window of Phragmites australis chromosome 17, lpPhrAust1.1, whole genome shotgun sequence containing:
- the LOC133896583 gene encoding LOW QUALITY PROTEIN: CST complex subunit CTC1-like (The sequence of the model RefSeq protein was modified relative to this genomic sequence to represent the inferred CDS: substituted 2 bases at 2 genomic stop codons), translating into MEAQPAAANPTPTPRRLTVADLLRLRRPTTGASSLHSRSAPASTSPPRKKPKLAAASPNPASSTGTVPFAPISHPVLLAGTLSLPSAASPTACRNNCFSFSDPSSSPGASSVCCCLLDFDPAALGHEIRVLAWNYLPSVRLHGAAGVLEVVRWCLVDEPVPAPKSSFLTTIPLNCTAKEPDLATRGCVFGVVRSVSVVFSMPRATQSKAADGGGSSVGFLAEILCCGCRRCRVSPPEADQDHKFEVVKFLYFVESTSTWRPVLVRLVGRLVHVSGLKKKMVSVGEKGSHTMLVSSEKTVLAWCPSYRGNLPLDGLPENCGGVYAGVITGIYMQGVVVELDDTVWLLIDDQHLPPPHSFRVGVVVSVKNFRAMHLKFAWTGIVLLATCSKTCVTVNSFSLVDSKSHMKPESKSFLGKFVDSLEMPSRFWMLLLISCFKQKFTKLFSDKEILGSQNKQGVVHAYATKILSSKCQPQQSLIMKFCSHNCGRSSLGSNLEACKLAIPFSNFICKGELLWISLMLKFWNGSEEVGKNQGHNQFLCDGLSYPGSTKRIILSEDLDFVLVGSIKASPLSGRLQLVDSTGCIDVIIPDLPQNESLYGIYEINDYKLALEGPVAYLDHYGVADPLSCKAVFQQLSYRKRVHHLNIYVIVCWRELNQIAPSLHIPLHINHSLRSFHMLKLSHIFPANNNIQRHSMSGPSLYAEAVILPYDLQFIGQGECIEHAQCFRMSHTHLLGNSEASMAKLCNIPCLLSFGSTNLCGTLVSSYSCGSDGTILNEPIGSGREHTSRILLEFKEGSFIKYQLLRIGGYYLLQCPSGNQSFTMEGCGCLEGGKVSLDSQDKLWSLAITFDGNISIKGTTGDQSIEVTSMKMDEPFSRNTIHDELKLVQPWNDFCHHSYFRLDFSCEAISKEMEEYNTVCHVLNGLCASSSEVLSVSSCIDIMMPKEASGSANLQTEEVVQGDLISLQGKVEHVHSHVCKEGRCMLGDEKYNICIHVSDNNHTVCLHGYLSKYSSHVGIGPGATVTFHRVLLTHGHELLLIPVTYIEVISISHADLIEESVISPPMSNCLRDGSLSTVSPCLFFHRKHFTDNRTMQFHCRVATVLMLMLDNCPNDFQTPESIDHSKTPKVKVRLAGFILDDGSSLCCCWADDARAELLLRLQEIAHLDASVNLKLSKDGRSTNLQNTIGSCLEKMLKKHTSVIVKNYGIPPDFSCRDMEVSSVLDKVLSRLEEKLLKFIILNTCWKGTLVSLSIHXLXKHI